The following DNA comes from Triplophysa dalaica isolate WHDGS20190420 chromosome 10, ASM1584641v1, whole genome shotgun sequence.
GTTCTGCGCTGGAGGGACATATTCAAAACCTCCAACTCCCCTGTGATCTCCAAAGCACACACAAGTCCAAGGACAACATTTCCCTGCTGAAATGTCTCATATAGCCCCTGTGCCTTACTAGCCGCATCAGACTCACTCACTGCCATCTCAGCCAAAGTCTTGATTATACACTCGTACTGGTTTAGCACAGTGCGGATGGCACTAGTGCGGACCGTCCACCTTGTTGGACACAGAGGTCTTATAGAGTGACATGGACCCTCAACCTCCTCAGACCTTGCAATTCCCTTAAATATGTCCTTCAGTTTCCCTGACTGCCCAAACAACACTCCCAACTCATTGACCCAATCCAGAGAATTGCGGATAAATATTGAGGCAGTACACGACCTCTGTGTTATTAGGTTAACACAGTGGGCAGCACAATGAACATAGGGAGCCAGAggttgtatttttcttaaaatggcCTGTGCTCCATTGTATTTGCCAGCCATATTTGCAGCGCCATCGTATGCTTGGCCACGCATCCCAGTGATGGGCAATTGTAGGCGCTGCAAAACATCCATGACTACTTTTGCTAAATTTTCTCCTGTTGTCAAAGAAACCTCATAAAGACCAATAAAATCTTCATGAGGGACTAAATCCTCGTCAACATATCTCAAACAGACTGCCTCTTGCTCTTTTCCAGACACGTCTCGTGTCCCATCCATCATCACAGAGTACTGCAGGTGTGGAACTGATCTGATGTTTTCAACTATTTCACTTATGATAACTCTGCTAAACAAAGTCAGGATCTCATTTTGAACCATAGCTGAAGTATATACATCCTTTCTACCACATGTCAACCACTTGGTTAGAGAGGGGTCATCCTCTGATTTGTACTTCAGAACCTGTTCAAAATTTCCCTCACCACATTCATGGCCCCTAAAAGGTAAGCCCTGCCTAGCCAACATCTGCACAGCACCAATGATTTTGAGAAGACATCCTCTTGCTTCTTCTTGCTGTTTCACACTCACTCTAGATAGCTGAACCTGTACTGATCGATCTTCATAGATGTGAGTAGTCATGGCTGTTTTATGACTTTCAGATCTCTCATGCACAGTAAATCGCTCAAGGGCTTTTTTCCAATTTTTAAACCCAGATGAAATGAATGCTGAATCAGCATTCTTGGCAAGAGGTGATGTCTCTGAGTTAAAGGCTTTGGAGCAGTAAAAGCACAATACACCCTCAACACCAGGACTCACATGGAGCCATGGACATTTCTGGTACCACTGAGTTTGAAAACTAAGAGTATATTTAGGCAAGGACTGTTTAGCAATTAATTTTGGATCTGGTTGATTGGGCTTACTGAACTGATGGCGAGTGACATCCACGTCTGAGTTCTCTGCTCTTCTCTCTACCATTTCATCTTCATCCTTATCCTCTCTGACCTCTCCCTCACTCTGCTCTTCCTGTCTGCCTGCTTCTTGTCTGTCTGCTTCTTGTCTGCCTGCTTCTTGTCTGCCCGCTTCGTGTCTTCCTGCTTCGTGTCTGCCCGCCTCGTGTCTGTCTGCTTCTTGTCTGTCTGCTTCTTGTCTGTCTGCTTCGTGTCTGCCTTTTTGTCCCTCTTCATCTCTGTCTTCCTGAATCCTGGCCACAACCTCACATACACCCtaatcaaaacatttgaaatgaaattgtGAATTTGATATAAACCCACACGCGAGCACCTGGGATAGAAATAAGCACCACccatgacacaaacacacgcaagcacacagGACCTCTCTTCCTTCATTGACCTCTTTCACAAACTGTAACATTCATTTCATTGCCCACCTCTGAACCTTCCTGTGCTCTCTCTGAAACTGATGCCTCCAGCAACTTCCTCTCCTAACAAGGGTGCAGTGTTAGAGGAAAAGGGTGAAACAGTTACAGCAGTGGCACTAGCAAACCTCAgtgaatattgaaaaataatataatgaaataaatgcaaacaatatCTAATGGTAATAGGCTACTTGTGTTTAATCTCAACAACTTAAATTTTCAGCTTTCAACTTCACTTACAGGATTTCTCTTGAAAAAGCTGTCAATCTTCTCCTGCCTCTTTCTTTTCTGCATCTTAATTATACTGTGTGACAAAAAGACAGTGGTAAACTTGATAGTGAAatgggtctgacaggactgtgactaAGACTGCTAAATTTTGCTTAATTGCgccttgaaaaggggagatataacaaacaaaaaaatacacacaaaactttttctctggtggtataaataatgtaacaatttactgtttttaaacaataaaataatctacacttttcttttatagttcttcaacaggtatgcaaacaatgaaataatttcTCACTTTTTTTTCCTCAACAGTCAAATACAACAGGTAAGTagccacaaaagtattcagctaatcaacaaacaatgctcaaaataataaaaatcaattgcACTGGCAATAAACTcataaatacactgcttaacagtgacaatttgtccctcctcctcgtcaattccctgccttcttcatcacagttactttatacattgcaaGCTACATACATAACCGGATTTGGCTAGcttctgaacaatatcccaattagCAATTAGTataaaaaacgaaaatataATACAGAAAAGACTCGACAGGTCAACAAAACATATACTGAACATCATCCCCAACACATATCaagcttattaaaaaaaaaatcgaaaacaaacactcattcaaagtacCTGGAAAAGGGagacgtaaataaccataagatcccgcctcctcagcacgagcgGACCGATAATTCaaacacaccaagagaggcgggacttaagggAAAACAGCCAATCAACAGCCGGTCACACTCAGAACCGGTGTCATGTTTGAGAGGGAGGGGAGGCGAGGCAGCGAGCACAGACACAGAGCGGACACGGAGGAGTGCCTGCTGCGTTTGTTCAAAATTGCGGAAAAGCTGCAGAAAAGTGCGGGTGTTGAACCCCCTCACCGAgaaaagtgtgggtgttaaaacacccacatcccccacggGTGCGACGCCCCTGGGTGTAACATACTTGCCACGTCAAAAAATTTGGCTCGGTGCACCAGCCAGGGTTTGCCTTTTCGCCATTCCACCAGCTTCTCGGTTTTTATCAGTCCTTGCaagaaaatctttaaatgaaaaatccGGGACACAGTCGAGGGCCAAAATAGTATAGGCCCCTCTATCCTCACCCTCATTCCATTCAAGTAAGACATAGCGGATCTCCAATGTTGATATCGCCATTTTTTCTCCCAGCCGGTTTCTTTCGCCGCATGCGGATGACGTCATCAACtagaaaacattgcattttgcattgcatttgttGGATGTAACGGTGAATGTGTGGATGTGTATGAGCTGTAATGTGAATCTGGAAGTGACTTGAAATTGGAAAAAAGGCTtgattgacaaaataaaaaacgacaAACCATTTTGTTGTACATTTCCTTCCTTTCCACTATCTTCATACAAGAAAGAATTGACCTTAAATGTTTCAGGAACACGTGTAGACATAGCTTTCCATCTCTTCTCACTTATTTGCCATAGTTAAATTCCATAACATGCCAATTACATCTGATACCAATTTCACATGTTCGTACATACATacgttttttgcattttttttgtttgttagttattgccttgattttagaaaatatgAGCTAGGCATCATGTATGACAGTTGCCAAAGCGAGATATGAGCTACAAAATCACCAGATCCTGCCATGAGCTATATAGGAGACATATCTTGTATGTACATATAGGGCTTATAGGTGGATATGAAGAAGCAATACAGGAGACCTATATGGCCTGTATATGGACATATATGCACCTCAATTTTGCCTATATGTGGCATATATACGCATATAGGtttcatatatgtgcatatatcctCATATACTGTAGGTTCTTTCCATGTGGGAGTATGAAGACAAAGTATTTAtcaatgtgtaaattatagaaaCTAAAGTATATTGTTTGAGTCAAACTGTTGTCTGAATGCTGTCTGttttgagacctgttagacatgtgaataaaaaataaaacatttcttggtTTGGACCAAcgtctataatttgtttattaaatagaaaatacaccagaaaagtttgaatgttaaagaaccgttaactagtgtaaagtaggcttggtacatcaTTTTCAGGGGTAAAAAAGAGAACTTATGGAAACCTTGATTTCTTCAGTCAATGTTTTCACACACTATCGAGGAGTGACTACGCTCTGCTTTGGTCTTTGTAGGCATTCTGAAGTAGTTGCTACAAACTGGCCACTCCTGCGTGATCAATGTGATGCTTTTCACTGACGCACATTTTATGGTAAAATAATCACTCAGAAACTTTGGTTATGAAAAGAATCAAATGGTTCCACAGTTTGCTCGTATAAGGACAGAAAATACAGTGcatgcttattttttatataatagtgTGTTCTTATAACTATCAGGCATATGCAGTCGCTTTAGactgtcagaaaaaaatgatcCTTATATGAACCTCTGTGATCATAACATGTTTGTTCTAATGATTTAAATGCATGTAATAATGCATTAGATTCAATTCTCCGCctatattgcatttttatattgtaaacgTAAATAACTCTTGATTTATTCTTTAATGTGTTGCCTCCTGGCATATAATGTTTCACAGAACATGTGTTGAAGTACTGAAGGGACAAACTCTCACTTTGTGGCTCCTGGCGGAAATTTCTTGAACTAGTTTCACATGTAAACTCTCTTCCCCACCGGCGGCACTCAATGCGGCGGTAGAGAGCATTCTGGTTGACTAcctagtgtttgttttttcacctGAAAGTCTGAATGAACGGCAGAAAACTggttaaaggtctcatgaagtgtgcttgtttattgttttatatcgTTGTACAAGTTCTGCTTGTGACGTtcgcgtggtttttacattcaaaaacatcaaaatcaataagtaataagctattttctacacaggttgaggccagctctgcaaaagCTCGCTTTTAATGGGCGAGCTGCATTGAAGAATTAAGTAAACTAAGTAAACGctcactgctatgattggataacagtttgtgtagttggagCCTTATGTGAATTTGGTTGGAGACGttacgttaggttacacattagcaccattcacagttttcagagggcatcagtattatctggagacctcctgtg
Coding sequences within:
- the LOC130429954 gene encoding zinc finger MYM-type protein 1-like, whose product is MQKRKRQEKIDSFFKRNPERKLLEASVSERAQEGSEGVCEVVARIQEDRDEEGQKGRHEADRQEADRQEADRHEAGRHEAGRHEAGRQEAGRQEADRQEAGRQEEQSEGEVREDKDEDEMVERRAENSDVDVTRHQFSKPNQPDPKLIAKQSLPKYTLSFQTQWYQKCPWLHVSPGVEGVLCFYCSKAFNSETSPLAKNADSAFISSGFKNWKKALERFTVHERSESHKTAMTTHIYEDRSVQVQLSRVSVKQQEEARGCLLKIIGAVQMLARQGLPFRGHECGEGNFEQVLKYKSEDDPSLTKWLTCGRKDVYTSAMVQNEILTLFSRVIISEIVENIRSVPHLQYSVMMDGTRDVSGKEQEAVCLRYVDEDLVPHEDFIGLYEVSLTTGENLAKVVMDVLQRLQLPITGMRGQAYDGAANMAGKYNGAQAILRKIQPLAPYVHCAAHCVNLITQRSCTASIFIRNSLDWVNELGVLFGQSGKLKDIFKGIARSEEVEGPCHSIRPLCPTRWTVRTSAIRTVLNQYECIIKTLAEMAVSESDAASKAQGLYETFQQGNVVLGLVCALEITGELEVLNMSLQRRTQTLDGMLSAVACVKESFSKKRNTESFQALYMKATRMCETLHLTPIASPRVRIPPQRFTGSAPAHVHVSPSDYYRTEFYKVLDVADMQFRERFEQEGMQMLRHLEQVLLTGKIHGVVQQYPEINPDILKVQLALFRMKYSFQSSTEVVAVLQGMNPEVRGLFDQVETVARLLLVVPVSSAESERSFSSLRRLKTWLRSTMTQIRLNSVAMCHVHKDKLDRVNRKNIAAQFVSCKESRKSTFGSFK